A window from Salvia miltiorrhiza cultivar Shanhuang (shh) chromosome 2, IMPLAD_Smil_shh, whole genome shotgun sequence encodes these proteins:
- the LOC131008132 gene encoding uncharacterized protein LOC131008132, with product MAGEGERGPNPEGHAPRIIPERSVEERFRKHNPPTFDGLGDPLDAERWVRATERILNHVGCGDREKLTCAIFQLVDEAEFWWESVRRTLTPEQWEVYTWNDFKERLYEKYIPGCYRKKKQDEFWNLRQGSMTVTEYDRMFNQLSRYAPHLVDTDEKCAEKFRQGLRLEIAVPLASQGALTYTQSLSRALNIEAILPKEKESVLAQAPTQDYGKMKRKWEDGNEGNPGKRKQPWRGNRQQQQGHAEGKPLCPTCKKNHYGECKIGSNDCFRCKQPGHFARDCPNNNENMRIPQPHNFAPQGQNQVPIGNERPNQRQPGRARAYALNQQQAAQAPEDLEGTIVIN from the coding sequence ATGgctggagaaggagaaagaggaCCTAACCCTGAAGGACATGCGCCACGAATTATACCAGAGCGAAGTGTGGAAGAAAGGTTTCGCAAGCATAATCCACCAACTTTTGATGGCCTCGGTGATCCTCTGGATGCCGAGAGATGGGTAAGAGCTACTGAGAGGATACTCAACCACGTTGGCTGTGGGGATAGGGAGAAACTCACATGCGCAATTTTCCAACTCGTTGATGAGGCTGAATTCTGGTGGGAATCAGTGCGACGAACCTTGACCCCCGAGCAATGGGAGGTGTACACGTGGAATGATTTTAAAGAAAGATTATATGAAAAGTATATCCCTGGAtgctataggaaaaagaaacaGGATGAGTTTTGGAATTTACGACAAGGAAGTATGACGGTCACAGAGTACGACCGAATGTTTAACCAGCTTTCGCGATATGCTCCCCATctagttgacacagatgagaaatGTGCAGAAAAGTTTCGACAAGGTCTGCGGCTTGAGATAGCCGTTCCACTAGCAAGTCAGGGAGCGCTAACATATACTCAATCTTTGAGCAGGGCCCTAAACATCGAAGCAATACTaccaaaagaaaaagagagtgTGTTAGCACAAGCACCGACCCAAGACTATGGAAAAATGAAACGTAAATGGGAAGACGGAAATGAAGGAAACCCAGGAAAAAGAAAGCAACCATGGAGAGGAAATCGACAACAACAGCAAGGACATGCGGAAGGAAAGCCGTTATGTCCAACATGTAAGAAAAATCACTATGGTGAATGTAAGATAGGTTCCAACGACTGCTTTAGGTGCAAGCAACCAGGGCATTTCGCCAGAGACTGTCCAAACAATAATGAGAACATGAGAATTCCACAACCTCATAACTTTGCCCCTCAAGGACAGAATCAGGTACCAATTGGCAATGAACGACCAAATCAGAGACAACCTGGACGTGCTAGGGCTTATGCTCTTAACCAGCAACAAGCAGCCCAAGCACCTGAAGATTTAGAAGGTACAATCGTCATAAATTGA